One genomic region from Gossypium hirsutum isolate 1008001.06 chromosome D13, Gossypium_hirsutum_v2.1, whole genome shotgun sequence encodes:
- the LOC107945445 gene encoding uncharacterized protein, with amino-acid sequence MARYYRDSYMDYLSLPPLHLCFFISILFFVLGFSWYLNYESVLEDFMNQLKFFLMLAPIVLLLLLHCFSGRVPSLIPEPEKDSLHRAGGSPWGVALVLVLLLYMISYQSYFHERWFPFGV; translated from the coding sequence ATGGCTAGATACTATAGAGATTCCTACATGGACTACCTATCCTTACCCCCACTCCATCTCTGTTTCTTCATCTCCATCCTCTTCTTCGTCCTCGGTTTTTCCTGGTACCTAAACTACGAATCCGTGCTCGAAGATTTCATGAACCAACTCAAGTTCTTCCTCATGCTAGCTCCTATAGTGCTCCTCCTCTTGCTCCACTGCTTTTCGGGGAGGGTGCCGTCGTTGATACCAGAACCGGAGAAGGATTCGCTTCATAGGGCGGGAGGGTCTCCGTGGGGGGTGGCGCTAGTGCTTGTTTTGCTTCTTTATATGATTTCATATCAGTCTTATTTCCATGAACGTTGGTTTCCATTTGGGGTATAA